A genomic region of Leptospira mtsangambouensis contains the following coding sequences:
- a CDS encoding LIC10235 family protein, whose product MEPQKVGPGQIDKIAEDLKKDPEKSIGNYLFKGFRIQISKYKASGAERVQQLYKRRRAQGLCIVCGTKVTRKNPVTGILYRLCDTHRAEIDQKNKEKAKAKKGK is encoded by the coding sequence ATGGAACCACAAAAAGTAGGCCCAGGACAAATCGACAAAATTGCAGAGGATTTGAAAAAAGATCCTGAAAAATCCATTGGAAATTACCTTTTCAAGGGTTTCAGAATTCAAATTTCTAAATACAAAGCTTCAGGCGCAGAAAGAGTACAACAACTCTACAAAAGAAGAAGAGCGCAAGGTCTTTGCATCGTTTGTGGAACCAAAGTAACGCGTAAAAACCCTGTAACAGGAATCCTTTACAGACTTTGTGACACTCACAGAGCAGAAATTGACCAAAAAAACAAAGAAAAAGCAAAAGCAAAAAAAGGAAAATAA
- a CDS encoding SpoIIE family protein phosphatase has protein sequence MKKSQGNPVHLEGEWDFYPHIFLSESKELPQTNLKLQVPGIWNSALGSGNGFGTYRLVLEPPEGTSPDIVYGIKLVDMATASRVYWNGKLLGSSGVVSKNPEESEPSYQFQFYPLPWKEGPNELLVEISNFHHDKGGMWEPPYVGEWNKLFKANEKDLASSLFLAGAVFIIALYHFGLFYFRRSDKGNLLFGFAALLLSLRTLFTGERFGFNELSPCISWNFCLRLEYLTFYLSPYLFFAFFREFYPKYYPRLMDRILLIPTLIFISFLLVLPTPIYTKLNGYFQIVFLSGVLLILQGVFRAVINRKESSLLFAIGIISVAIAAFIDLLNAYQVVYTIEAIPIGIFVFILVQSLTLSRRFSRAFSDVESLSKRLLVLDKLKDEFLANTSHELKTPLNGIIGIAESMFDGIGGKLNQEQRQNLGMIVSSGKRLSSLVDDILDFSKMKNRDLDLDLKAIDLHQICDLVLVISRPLYVTKNLTVRNHVPMDFPPILGDEARLQQILFNLIGNAIKFTEKGRIDVSAEIMERMLVLSIKDTGIGIPKQKFADIFKSFEQGDASTTRKFGGTGLGLAITKRLVELHGGTIWVESVEGEGSVFRFTLPLAREGEIPMEKPPVNKSDLWFGGESPEFEPIEETTEEYDGEKIKVLVVDDEPINRQVLKNHLTLIGCDVHEASNGGDAIRMVRDDGPFELMLLDIMMPGMSGYDVCTVLRESYSLYQLPILFLTAKNQITDIIASLEAGGNDYLAKPFDKRELISRAKNLITLKKAVEEQNKFIAFQNELGLARKLQSSILPEEAPNILGIKTEFYYEPMESVGGDFFDFHAISDTELGVLIADVSGHGIPAALISAMLKIAFSTQVRLSREPAGLMTQINSTLLGKMKGAFVTASYIYINLETKEMVHARCGHPPLIINRKGESKPKLSLPQGKLIGWIPELDIQEDRLSLKAGDRIVLYTDGITEATNADKEMIGQENWESIVQRYSGYPIAESKRLLLERIKEFTGNRSPDDDVTLVILEIE, from the coding sequence GTGAAAAAAAGCCAGGGAAATCCAGTTCATTTGGAAGGGGAATGGGATTTTTATCCTCATATTTTCCTTTCAGAATCAAAAGAACTCCCCCAAACAAATCTCAAACTTCAGGTTCCCGGGATTTGGAATTCCGCTCTTGGTTCAGGGAATGGGTTTGGAACTTACCGTTTGGTTTTAGAGCCACCGGAAGGAACTAGTCCGGACATAGTGTATGGGATCAAACTTGTGGATATGGCGACCGCTTCCCGAGTGTATTGGAATGGAAAACTCCTTGGTTCTTCTGGAGTGGTTTCGAAAAATCCGGAAGAGTCGGAACCTTCCTATCAATTCCAGTTTTACCCATTACCTTGGAAAGAAGGACCTAACGAACTTTTGGTGGAGATTTCTAATTTTCATCATGACAAAGGCGGAATGTGGGAGCCACCTTATGTTGGCGAATGGAATAAACTTTTTAAAGCAAATGAAAAGGACCTTGCATCTTCTTTATTTTTAGCGGGAGCAGTGTTTATTATTGCATTATACCATTTCGGTTTGTTTTATTTTCGACGTTCCGATAAAGGAAATTTATTATTTGGTTTTGCGGCCCTTTTATTATCCTTAAGAACTTTGTTTACTGGAGAAAGATTTGGGTTCAATGAATTATCACCTTGTATCAGTTGGAATTTTTGTCTCAGGCTTGAATATCTAACCTTCTATTTATCACCATATCTTTTTTTCGCCTTTTTTCGTGAGTTTTATCCCAAATATTACCCACGTTTGATGGACCGCATTCTCTTAATTCCTACTTTAATTTTTATTAGTTTTTTGTTGGTATTACCCACTCCCATATATACAAAGTTAAATGGTTATTTTCAAATAGTATTTCTTTCCGGGGTCCTTTTAATATTACAAGGTGTGTTCCGGGCTGTCATAAATCGAAAAGAAAGTAGCCTTTTATTTGCCATTGGAATTATATCCGTAGCAATTGCAGCCTTTATTGACTTACTCAATGCCTACCAAGTTGTTTATACGATTGAAGCAATCCCGATTGGAATTTTTGTATTTATTCTGGTGCAGTCCCTTACTTTATCTAGAAGGTTTAGTCGTGCATTTTCCGACGTAGAATCTTTGTCGAAAAGACTTCTTGTTTTAGATAAATTAAAAGATGAATTTCTTGCGAATACATCACATGAACTAAAAACACCTCTCAATGGGATCATTGGAATCGCCGAATCAATGTTTGATGGAATAGGTGGGAAACTCAACCAAGAACAAAGGCAGAATTTAGGGATGATCGTGAGTTCGGGGAAACGATTGTCTTCTCTTGTGGACGATATTTTGGACTTTTCCAAAATGAAAAATAGAGATTTGGATTTGGATCTAAAGGCAATTGACCTGCATCAAATTTGTGATTTGGTCCTTGTGATTTCTCGTCCACTTTATGTAACAAAAAATCTCACAGTTCGCAATCATGTGCCTATGGATTTCCCACCGATTTTAGGTGATGAGGCAAGACTCCAACAAATCCTATTTAATTTGATTGGGAATGCGATCAAATTTACTGAAAAAGGTAGGATTGATGTATCTGCCGAAATTATGGAAAGGATGCTTGTTCTTTCAATTAAAGACACAGGGATCGGTATTCCAAAACAAAAATTTGCAGATATATTTAAATCCTTCGAACAAGGAGATGCTTCCACCACACGGAAGTTTGGTGGCACAGGTCTTGGTCTTGCCATTACCAAACGACTAGTAGAATTGCATGGTGGAACCATTTGGGTTGAATCGGTAGAAGGGGAAGGTTCTGTGTTTCGGTTTACACTTCCTTTGGCAAGGGAAGGGGAGATCCCAATGGAAAAACCTCCCGTAAATAAATCCGATTTATGGTTTGGAGGTGAGTCTCCTGAATTTGAACCGATTGAAGAAACAACTGAAGAATACGATGGTGAAAAAATCAAAGTACTCGTTGTGGATGATGAACCTATCAATCGACAAGTTCTAAAGAACCATCTAACTCTCATTGGTTGTGATGTACACGAGGCTTCGAATGGAGGAGATGCCATTCGGATGGTTCGGGATGACGGACCATTTGAACTGATGTTACTTGATATTATGATGCCTGGTATGAGTGGATACGATGTTTGTACGGTTCTACGTGAGTCGTATTCATTATACCAACTCCCGATTTTATTTTTAACTGCTAAAAACCAGATTACCGATATCATTGCTTCTTTGGAAGCTGGTGGTAATGATTATTTAGCAAAACCTTTTGACAAACGGGAGTTAATCTCTAGGGCCAAGAACTTAATCACTCTCAAAAAAGCAGTAGAAGAACAAAACAAATTCATTGCCTTCCAAAATGAGTTAGGCCTTGCTCGGAAACTCCAAAGTTCCATCTTACCTGAAGAAGCGCCTAATATTCTTGGGATCAAAACAGAATTCTATTATGAACCAATGGAAAGTGTTGGTGGAGATTTTTTTGACTTTCATGCCATTTCCGATACGGAACTTGGTGTTTTGATTGCTGACGTTTCGGGACATGGAATTCCAGCGGCTCTCATCTCAGCTATGTTGAAGATTGCTTTTTCTACACAAGTTAGGTTATCAAGAGAACCAGCCGGACTAATGACTCAAATCAATTCCACCTTACTTGGAAAAATGAAAGGAGCTTTTGTCACTGCTTCCTATATTTACATCAATCTCGAAACAAAAGAAATGGTCCATGCTCGTTGTGGCCATCCTCCACTCATCATCAATCGAAAAGGAGAGTCTAAACCGAAACTCAGTCTTCCCCAAGGAAAACTGATTGGATGGATTCCCGAGTTAGACATCCAAGAAGATCGTCTTTCTTTGAAAGCTGGAGATCGGATTGTTTTGTATACAGATGGAATTACAGAAGCGACCAATGCAGACAAAGAAATGATCGGTCAGGAAAATTGGGAAAGTATCGTACAAAGATACAGTGGTTATCCGATTGCAGAATCCAAACGTTTGTTACTTGAAAGAATTAAAGAATTCACCGGGAATCGTTCTCCTGATGATGATGTGACTTTAGTAATTTTGGAAATTGAATGA
- the murA gene encoding UDP-N-acetylglucosamine 1-carboxyvinyltransferase, which translates to MSSSYFKIIGKNPLNGTVVPQGNKNEALPLLGALLLWEGDVILDNLPEIADVLKLMEVLRQIGVEITALDSKGSYLFQKKNPVKSDLPYELCSQLRGAVTLAGPILARTGRVFLPKPGGDKIGRRRMDTHLLALEALGAKIEVFPDGYMITADRLVGKDILLDEASVTATENAVMAAVYAEGLTTIRNAASEPHVQGLCRFLIAAGAKIEGVGTNHLTITGVSSLQSPAGGLRHRIGSDYLEIGSFISLAAVTGGEIHITDVNLEDIRMIRMVYSRLGIEVRPTENGILVPSDQKMEIIPDYHGATPKIDDAPWPGFPADMTSVALVTATQCKGTVLIHEKLFESRLFFVDNIIAMGAQIILCDPHRAIVIGANRLYGQRVASPDIRAGMAMIIAALCAEGQSEIHNIVQIDRGFESIDTRLRSLGAQIERVSD; encoded by the coding sequence GTGAGTTCATCCTACTTCAAAATTATCGGCAAAAATCCTCTCAACGGGACAGTAGTTCCCCAAGGAAATAAAAACGAAGCACTCCCGCTTCTGGGGGCCCTCCTCCTTTGGGAAGGAGATGTCATTCTGGACAACTTACCGGAAATTGCCGATGTCCTGAAACTCATGGAAGTCCTCCGCCAAATTGGAGTGGAAATCACTGCCCTTGATTCAAAAGGATCATACCTCTTTCAGAAAAAAAATCCAGTGAAATCGGACCTTCCCTATGAACTTTGTTCGCAACTGCGAGGTGCAGTCACTCTTGCGGGCCCAATCCTTGCTCGCACAGGGAGAGTTTTCCTTCCCAAACCCGGGGGCGACAAAATTGGGCGCCGTCGTATGGACACCCACTTACTTGCCTTAGAAGCACTTGGTGCCAAAATTGAAGTTTTCCCAGATGGATATATGATCACAGCTGATCGTTTGGTGGGAAAAGACATCTTACTGGATGAGGCATCTGTCACTGCTACGGAAAATGCTGTGATGGCTGCTGTTTACGCAGAGGGCCTAACAACGATTCGTAATGCTGCTTCTGAACCTCATGTCCAAGGCCTTTGTCGGTTTTTAATTGCTGCTGGTGCCAAAATTGAAGGTGTAGGGACAAACCACCTAACCATCACAGGTGTAAGTTCTCTCCAGTCTCCTGCCGGTGGACTCCGACACAGGATTGGATCGGACTATTTAGAAATTGGTTCTTTTATCAGCCTTGCTGCTGTAACAGGTGGTGAAATCCACATCACTGATGTTAATTTAGAAGACATTCGAATGATCCGAATGGTCTATTCTCGTTTGGGAATAGAAGTAAGGCCTACAGAAAACGGAATCCTTGTTCCTTCCGATCAAAAAATGGAAATCATTCCTGATTACCACGGTGCCACACCCAAAATTGATGATGCACCTTGGCCTGGATTTCCAGCTGACATGACTTCGGTGGCTCTTGTCACAGCCACACAATGTAAGGGAACTGTCCTCATCCACGAAAAACTTTTTGAATCCAGACTCTTCTTTGTAGACAATATCATCGCCATGGGTGCACAAATCATTCTCTGTGATCCGCACCGAGCCATTGTGATTGGAGCCAATCGTTTGTACGGCCAAAGAGTGGCAAGTCCTGATATCCGAGCTGGGATGGCAATGATCATTGCTGCCCTTTGTGCAGAAGGACAAAGTGAAATTCATAACATTGTTCAAATTGATAGAGGTTTTGAATCGATTGATACCCGTTTACGTTCATTGGGAGCTCAAATCGAAAGAGTTTCTGATTAA
- a CDS encoding periplasmic-type flagellar collar protein FlbB translates to MASVTDSTRSFFLIVLIFFLIAIGFFVFDYFQVINAEDYLPFLKKQAGLVNQDLLSPTELEKLEMEKAKERLIADREELEQMKRELEEKSSSLHADKERLEELKEGIQRKEKEMADKQKKDNARAEKVKVLANKVANMPPESARDMLINWPDYDIIEVFEQMDRDAEEEGRQTITTYLLTLFPAERRSVISNKWLDAGAKNVPNYGKSIDEDNDEP, encoded by the coding sequence ATGGCAAGTGTAACCGATAGCACAAGATCGTTTTTCTTAATCGTTCTCATTTTTTTCTTAATCGCCATTGGTTTTTTTGTATTCGATTACTTTCAAGTCATCAATGCAGAAGACTATTTACCTTTCTTAAAAAAACAAGCTGGCCTTGTGAACCAAGACCTTCTTTCTCCAACCGAACTTGAAAAATTGGAAATGGAAAAAGCAAAAGAAAGACTGATTGCTGACCGCGAAGAATTGGAACAAATGAAACGGGAGTTAGAAGAAAAATCTTCTTCCCTTCACGCTGACAAAGAACGTTTGGAAGAACTGAAAGAAGGAATCCAACGAAAAGAAAAAGAAATGGCGGATAAACAAAAAAAGGACAATGCACGTGCAGAAAAAGTAAAAGTCCTTGCCAACAAAGTTGCCAACATGCCACCAGAATCAGCTAGGGATATGTTGATCAATTGGCCTGATTATGACATCATCGAAGTGTTTGAACAAATGGACCGAGATGCGGAAGAAGAAGGAAGGCAAACCATTACTACCTACTTACTCACTTTATTTCCAGCAGAAAGAAGGTCTGTGATTTCCAACAAGTGGTTGGATGCGGGAGCCAAAAATGTTCCTAATTAC
- a CDS encoding 4Fe-4S dicluster domain-containing protein, with the protein MKRKDLFREGFKSVFQFTFTKADEITEAIKEVWEDEKTPKGKSSKSSQRLSDKRKSTPKPTTVRKRKTKMFQTLALPPGASLDFFSLCTGCNECIFACPYAVLFPVTVQESEKSYPHFDPNAKACHMCSDWPCISVCPEEALLPYNLSGEKPNFGKAKAITEHCINEKTGESTCDVCLTTCPIEKTVKFKGNLPSFVSSSCTGCGLCVESCPSFPKAIQIKFKK; encoded by the coding sequence ATGAAACGAAAGGATCTTTTCCGCGAAGGTTTTAAATCTGTTTTCCAGTTTACCTTCACCAAAGCGGACGAAATTACCGAAGCCATCAAAGAAGTTTGGGAGGATGAAAAAACTCCCAAGGGAAAATCCTCTAAGAGTTCCCAAAGACTATCTGACAAACGAAAGTCGACACCGAAACCAACAACTGTCCGGAAACGAAAGACAAAAATGTTCCAGACACTTGCCCTGCCTCCAGGAGCATCTCTTGATTTTTTTTCCCTTTGTACTGGTTGTAATGAATGTATTTTTGCCTGTCCTTATGCCGTCTTATTCCCTGTTACAGTACAAGAATCGGAAAAGTCCTATCCTCATTTTGATCCCAATGCAAAAGCCTGTCATATGTGTTCCGACTGGCCCTGTATTAGTGTTTGTCCTGAGGAGGCTCTCCTGCCGTACAATTTGTCCGGTGAAAAACCAAATTTCGGTAAGGCGAAGGCCATCACAGAACATTGTATTAACGAAAAAACTGGTGAATCCACTTGTGATGTTTGTTTAACTACATGTCCTATTGAAAAAACAGTCAAATTTAAAGGGAATTTGCCGAGTTTTGTATCATCATCTTGTACAGGTTGTGGGCTATGTGTTGAATCTTGCCCCAGTTTTCCTAAAGCCATTCAAATCAAATTTAAAAAATAA
- a CDS encoding glycoside hydrolase family 3 protein: MNQVLLRTSFSLFLLFGFFGSSYCFGFYLTELAANERKTWLDTKAWAITEAMSEEELVGQTIHIAIPQKTVDAVALEEIAATKPGGIILFGKNLGKKEEILSLTRGLQIAAKDQGLPPFFISTDQEGGRVFRVQDGITPYPGAMAVGQTGSTEWGEVVGFVTSYELRNLGLNFLFAPVLDINNNPLNPVINTRSFGSDSKRVSDVAVAYERGARAGGCLPVIKHFPGHGDTTVDSHLGLPIINKSLAELESLELVPFKRSIEGGAEAVMSAHIVYPKIDPKFPATLSKTILTDVLRKKLNFDGIIITDAMEMHAISKNYEKDRPGVLTILAGANIVLLTSWGETARRFKAQLTDAYKNGEFRYVDKEGKEQDKLKDAVQKQIRKKLELGLYDENSILPTVYDDNPKQKEFLTHWNEERNKRYTKLNESKNFVKEINEDSIRAYPKSVQTSGIIPTETLSFVKNNRLKETLKSKKINTVAFKTFQTQIKDKSITTYLFDSTSENEILSIVTLAKKYPNKRFIILHGGTPFIKLPEHPNLQYLLSFSLTQGSWEAFGEKLTSGKEIPKVDLILLPKGSKTPSKGAFPERL; encoded by the coding sequence ATGAACCAAGTTCTACTTCGCACATCCTTTTCCCTCTTTCTCCTTTTTGGATTTTTTGGCTCCTCTTATTGTTTTGGATTTTATTTAACCGAACTTGCTGCCAATGAACGAAAAACTTGGTTGGACACAAAGGCCTGGGCCATCACCGAAGCAATGTCTGAAGAAGAACTTGTGGGCCAAACCATTCACATCGCCATCCCACAAAAGACAGTGGATGCTGTGGCTTTGGAAGAAATTGCGGCAACCAAACCTGGTGGGATCATTCTCTTCGGAAAGAATTTAGGCAAAAAAGAAGAAATCCTCTCTCTCACTCGTGGATTACAAATCGCAGCCAAAGACCAAGGCCTTCCTCCTTTTTTTATTTCTACAGACCAAGAAGGAGGCCGAGTTTTCCGTGTCCAAGATGGAATCACACCATATCCAGGTGCCATGGCAGTTGGCCAAACAGGAAGTACGGAATGGGGTGAAGTGGTTGGTTTTGTCACTTCCTATGAACTTCGTAACCTCGGGCTTAATTTTCTTTTTGCACCTGTTCTCGATATCAATAACAATCCACTAAACCCTGTAATCAACACACGTTCGTTTGGTTCTGATTCCAAACGAGTATCTGATGTTGCTGTTGCATATGAAAGAGGAGCACGAGCTGGTGGATGTTTGCCAGTCATCAAACACTTCCCTGGTCATGGTGATACCACTGTTGATAGCCACTTGGGCCTACCCATCATTAACAAAAGTTTAGCGGAGCTTGAATCATTGGAACTAGTTCCTTTCAAACGTTCCATCGAAGGGGGAGCAGAAGCAGTAATGTCTGCACATATTGTGTATCCCAAAATTGATCCAAAGTTTCCGGCAACTCTTTCCAAAACTATTTTAACAGATGTTCTGCGAAAAAAACTAAACTTTGATGGAATCATCATCACCGATGCAATGGAGATGCACGCTATTTCCAAAAATTACGAAAAAGACAGACCTGGAGTCCTTACTATCCTTGCCGGAGCCAATATTGTCCTCTTAACAAGTTGGGGAGAAACAGCAAGAAGGTTCAAAGCCCAATTAACCGATGCCTACAAAAACGGTGAGTTTCGATATGTAGACAAAGAAGGAAAGGAACAAGATAAACTAAAAGATGCGGTCCAAAAACAAATCCGCAAAAAATTAGAACTTGGTCTTTATGATGAAAATTCCATCTTACCTACTGTCTACGATGACAACCCAAAACAAAAAGAATTCCTCACCCACTGGAACGAGGAAAGAAACAAACGATATACAAAGTTAAACGAATCCAAAAATTTTGTAAAAGAAATCAACGAAGACTCCATTCGTGCTTACCCAAAATCTGTCCAAACTTCTGGAATCATACCAACAGAAACTTTATCGTTTGTAAAAAACAATCGTTTGAAAGAAACTCTCAAATCAAAAAAAATAAACACAGTTGCTTTCAAAACCTTCCAGACCCAAATAAAAGATAAATCCATCACTACTTATCTATTTGATTCGACTTCCGAAAACGAAATTCTATCGATTGTTACCTTAGCAAAAAAATACCCTAACAAACGATTTATCATCTTACATGGGGGAACTCCGTTTATCAAATTACCGGAACATCCAAATTTACAATATTTACTTTCTTTTTCCTTAACCCAAGGATCTTGGGAAGCATTTGGCGAAAAACTCACTTCTGGAAAAGAAATTCCAAAAGTGGATTTGATTTTATTACCCAAGGGATCAAAGACACCATCAAAAGGTGCCTTTCCCGAAAGGTTATAG
- a CDS encoding flagellar export protein FliJ, with protein MKRFRFSLETVLKLRGWREEEEIRRLSFVVSKLNALIGEKDSNEREIESSYEAILASSKVGTSLSDYLSIEQYIQGLMRRNEELQERITAQNEEVNLVRKDVMVARMNKKVIEVLKDKRFAEWKKKRNRAERREVEEFNLQLSKQSLFDSTESFGPSKSKKVPRTFKILNREDGGDELTSDFKTLRDFYEKYYLGQGKS; from the coding sequence GTGAAACGATTTCGTTTTAGTTTGGAGACAGTCCTCAAATTGAGGGGTTGGCGGGAAGAAGAAGAAATCCGTCGGCTATCTTTTGTTGTCTCAAAACTCAATGCGCTCATAGGGGAAAAAGATTCCAATGAACGCGAAATTGAATCTTCCTACGAAGCGATCCTTGCCTCCTCCAAAGTGGGGACAAGTCTCTCTGATTATCTTTCCATCGAACAATACATCCAAGGTCTGATGCGTCGCAACGAAGAGTTGCAGGAACGAATCACAGCACAAAACGAAGAAGTGAATTTGGTTCGTAAAGATGTGATGGTGGCACGGATGAACAAAAAGGTAATCGAGGTATTAAAAGACAAACGATTTGCCGAATGGAAGAAAAAACGAAATCGAGCAGAACGAAGAGAAGTCGAAGAATTTAACCTGCAACTAAGCAAACAATCATTATTCGATTCGACAGAAAGTTTTGGACCTTCAAAATCTAAAAAAGTGCCAAGAACTTTCAAAATTCTGAACAGAGAGGATGGAGGTGACGAACTCACATCCGACTTCAAAACTCTTCGTGATTTTTATGAAAAATATTACCTAGGACAAGGCAAATCATAA
- a CDS encoding FliI/YscN family ATPase, which yields MIEKKFTEHIDAISKYLNVVEKIEPIRKSGVVVSVVGNVIYSQGPPDSKVGEILEVERGSDKGYLPCVLVGFKDHLYTLMPLGDTQEIFPHAFVFSSGRQITLNAGPELLGRVLNGLGKPIDSKGILITKEERASEPRFLNPLDRPPITEILETGVRAIDGMLTVGRGQRIGIFSGSGVGKSSLLGMIARYTNADVNVVALIGERGREVNEFLHVELGKEALARSVVFVATSDSSKMEQVSCANLACSAAEYFREKGMSVNLYMDSLTRYAEALRELSIGEPVVTKGYASSVFTKMAKLVERAGTSHNGGSITGFYTVLTDAEDDMDDIVADKVRGFIDGHIVLTRKLAEQSHYPAIDVPASLSRLMQKIVNEDHYMRSSIVRELISKYKNSEDIILLNAYVRGADEKVDMAIDKKSQIDDYLRQRIEEKSTYNDATNRLAKILQSTIRTEDDF from the coding sequence ATGATCGAAAAGAAATTTACGGAACATATCGATGCCATTTCGAAATACCTGAATGTCGTCGAAAAAATTGAACCCATTCGCAAAAGTGGGGTCGTTGTATCCGTGGTGGGCAATGTCATTTATTCGCAAGGTCCCCCCGATTCCAAGGTTGGTGAGATTTTAGAAGTCGAACGTGGTTCGGACAAAGGATATCTCCCTTGCGTCCTTGTTGGATTTAAAGACCACCTTTACACCTTGATGCCGCTAGGTGATACGCAAGAAATTTTTCCTCATGCATTTGTATTTTCATCTGGAAGGCAAATCACTCTCAATGCTGGTCCTGAACTTTTAGGACGTGTGTTAAATGGTCTTGGCAAACCCATCGATAGCAAAGGAATCCTCATCACTAAAGAAGAAAGAGCATCGGAACCAAGATTCCTAAATCCATTGGATCGTCCCCCCATCACTGAAATTTTAGAAACAGGAGTCAGGGCCATTGACGGTATGCTCACTGTAGGCCGTGGGCAAAGGATTGGAATTTTTTCCGGTTCAGGTGTGGGTAAATCGAGTTTACTAGGGATGATCGCTCGTTATACGAATGCAGATGTAAACGTAGTGGCGTTGATTGGAGAAAGGGGTCGAGAGGTGAATGAGTTCTTACATGTAGAACTTGGAAAGGAAGCCCTCGCAAGATCCGTTGTTTTTGTTGCAACTTCAGATTCTTCTAAAATGGAACAAGTAAGTTGTGCTAACTTAGCATGTTCAGCCGCTGAATATTTTCGTGAAAAAGGAATGTCTGTCAATTTGTATATGGACTCTCTCACACGTTATGCGGAAGCACTCAGAGAACTTTCCATCGGAGAACCTGTTGTGACCAAAGGTTATGCATCCAGCGTATTTACCAAAATGGCAAAACTTGTAGAAAGGGCGGGGACATCGCATAACGGCGGCTCTATTACTGGTTTTTATACTGTTTTGACTGATGCAGAAGATGATATGGATGATATTGTCGCAGATAAAGTCCGTGGATTTATTGACGGACATATTGTACTCACACGTAAATTAGCAGAACAAAGTCATTATCCGGCCATTGATGTTCCTGCTTCATTATCTCGTCTTATGCAAAAGATTGTGAACGAAGACCATTACATGCGTTCTTCCATTGTTCGTGAACTCATCTCAAAATATAAAAATTCTGAAGATATCATTTTGCTCAATGCTTATGTCCGTGGAGCCGACGAAAAAGTGGACATGGCGATTGATAAAAAATCACAAATTGATGATTATTTAAGGCAAAGGATTGAGGAAAAATCGACTTACAACGATGCAACCAATCGACTGGCAAAAATTCTACAATCAACTATTCGCACAGAAGACGATTTTTAG